Proteins from one Tetrapisispora phaffii CBS 4417 chromosome 8, complete genome genomic window:
- the HUB1 gene encoding ubiquitin-like protein HUB1 (similar to Saccharomyces cerevisiae HUB1 (YNR032C-A); ancestral locus Anc_6.343) — protein sequence MIEIIVDDRLSKKIKVKCLEDDTIEDLKKLICVQLGLSSINKIDLQKNNIKLKNHITLDDYEIHSMTSLDLYYI from the coding sequence aTGATTGAAATAATCGTTGATGATCGATTAAGTAAGAAGATTAAAGTCAAATGCTTAGAGGACGATACAATTGAAGacttgaagaaattgatatGTGTTCAATTAGGTCTCTCCTCGATCAACAAAATCGATTTACAAAAGAATAACATCAAGTTGAAGAACCACATAACCCTGGACGATTATGAGATTCACAGTATGACCTCCTTAGATCTATATTATATCTAA
- the TPHA0H02320 gene encoding 6-phosphogluconolactonase (similar to Saccharomyces cerevisiae SOL2 (YCR073W-A) and SOL1 (YNR034W); ancestral locus Anc_6.345) translates to MTTNVPKVYAFHDFSDVAIAVADYVVYAQNHALTVKNKNDRKHSNTSLNSINSAVAAEPSQNTIPSTATHPVHLKKNKSHTLLNHGVHDQTGNAAAPMKNYSNINIEREKEKDNSRDNKESPLNVVKEKRFRIALSGGSLIQVLHEGLLKRDDVQWGKWDIYFADERLVPFDSENSNYGLAKRKIFDLIDTKKYGKPKVYHVNEKLIKDPQECADNYEKILIKGFAGRDSVKLPMFDLFLLGCAPDGHIASLFPNFQETLREKLAWVVPVEGAPSGPSNRISLTIPVICHSHRVAFVVEGSTKAPVLKTIMERPEKGLPSSIVNEGAAGRVSWFVDNDALSDVFVTKKAYKFRSAQKVTVG, encoded by the coding sequence ATGACTACTAATGTGCCCAAGGTATATGCCTTCCATGATTTTTCAGATGTTGCTATAGCTGTTGCTGATTACGTTGTTTACGCTCAAAACCATGCATTGACAGTgaagaataaaaatgatagGAAACATTCAAATACAAGTTTAAACAGTATCAATAGTGCTGTTGCGGCAGAGCCTTCTCAAAACACTATCCCATCAACTGCTACTCATCCAGTtcatttgaagaaaaataaaagccATACTCTGCTGAATCATGGTGTTCATGATCAAACAGGCAATGCAGCGGCCCCTATGAagaattattcaaatataaacataGAGAGAGAGAAAGAAAAGGACAACAGCAGGGACAATAAAGAGAGTCCTTTGAATGTCGTTAAAGAGAAAAGATTTAGAATTGCCTTGTCAGGTGGTTCTTTAATACAAGTGTTGCATGAAGGTCTTTTGAAAAGAGATGATGTTCAATGGGGTAAATGggatatatattttgctGATGAAAGATTAGTACCATTTGATTCAGAAAATAGTAACTATGGTCTTGCAAAAAGGAAGATTTTCGATTTGATTGATACAAAGAAGTATGGTAAACCAAAAGTTTACCatgttaatgaaaaattaattaaagatCCTCAAGAATGTGCTGATAATTACGAAAAAATCCTAATCAAAGGTTTTGCAGGAAGAGATTCCGTTAAATTGCCAATGTTCGATTTGTTCTTATTAGGTTGTGCCCCAGATGGCCATATAGCATCTCTTTTCCCAAACTTTCAAGAAACTCTACGTGAAAAATTGGCTTGGGTCGTCCCTGTGGAAGGAGCCCCAAGTGGTCCATCAAATAGAATTTCATTGACAATCCCCGTGATTTGTCATTCTCACAGAGTAGCATTTGTTGTGGAAGGTTCAACAAAAGCCCCTGTATTGAAGACAATTATGGAAAGACCAGAAAAAGGTCTACCAAGTAGTATAGTCAATGAGGGTGCTGCTGGGCGTGTTTCATGGTTTGTAGATAACGATGCTCTTTCTGATGTTTTTGTAACAAAAAAAGCATATAAATTTAGATCTGCTCAAAAAGTAACAGTAGgctaa
- the ERS1 gene encoding cystinosin-like protein ERS1 (similar to Saccharomyces cerevisiae ERS1 (YCR075C); ancestral locus Anc_6.346), producing the protein MMSLDELLGAIYVLVWSISMYTPIITNWRFKSSAAISVDFLMLNIVGYMLLTASMYLQLYSWLPVSEELNKLDNINNTEYIPRPKITEFDLFYTFHGFLLNIVLATQVYFPRLWKFRVEKTSEMKLLYSRILSATLILFSFATGHFIYYNDNNGWSNVRTLSYCNKLFALKLVMSLVKYLPQVKHNFERKSMKGFSISGTFLDAIGGIASLLQLCLQLYNDEGFSVKLMVTNFGKIGLGIITLIFDFIFLTQWNLYKESDIQTTKNIEGSDYRQNDDFKIQ; encoded by the coding sequence atgatgtCCCTCGATGAGTTATTAGGTGCAATTTATGTTTTGGTATGGTCGATATCAATGTATACGCCTATTATCACCAATTGGAGATTTAAATCTTCTGCCGCTATATCtgttgattttttaatgctGAACATAGTAGGTTATATGCTTTTAACAGCTTCCATGTATTTACAGTTGTATTCATGGTTACCAGTATCTGAAGAATTGAACAAATtggataatattaataacacAGAATATATTCCAAGACCTAAAATAACcgaatttgatttattctATACATTCCATGGTTTTCTATTGAATATTGTATTAGCCACCCAAGTGTATTTTCCAAGACTATGGAAATTTAGAGTTGAAAAGACTTCAGAGATGAAATTACTATACAGCAGGATATTATCGGCAAcacttattttattttccttTGCAACTGGCCATTTCATATACTATAATGATAACAATGGCTGGAGTAACGTAAGGACGTTGTCATATTGTAACAAATTATTCGCATTAAAGTTAGTAATGTCATTAGTCAAATACCTACCTCAAGTTAAACATAactttgaaagaaaatcaaTGAAAGGATTTTCGATAAGTGGCACATTTTTAGATGCCATTGGTGGTATTGCATCGTTATTGCAATTGTGTttacaattatataatgatgaaGGATTTAGTGTGAAGTTAATGGTAACCAATTTTGGGAAAATAGGTTTAGGAATTATcacattaatatttgattttatatttttaacgCAATGGAATTTGTATAAGGAATCAGATATTCAAACGACAAAGAATATCGAGGGAAGTGATTACAGAcaaaatgatgattttaAGATACAGTAG
- the ARC35 gene encoding Arc35p (similar to Saccharomyces cerevisiae ARC35 (YNR035C); ancestral locus Anc_6.351), which yields MLHLKSHNLLIQKTLSEAIEANSNGTPLTLDRIVSDFDYTIFHISNQEGNKTILLLSIKTKAWVSIQKIDANNGLLPYLQSKYQPFAGISVSQSAEPGYDFTLVLDLASLTNESVVESSLLKTAILSFPFQLAFQESFELSKLPAPEDGSSIDSQKLYNIQNRDDEQFFIKASNDRVTVIFETIFQDETDKILGKVFLQEFVDARKRNRSIQSAPQVLVSNEPPLELQSFTSSRNPQNDASRRFITFVLFPRHFQTAELQHMSISQLTLFRNYFHYHIKCSKAYMHSRMRYRVDSFVKVLNRAKLDEDKDGLENDNQSTRRTITGRKMVY from the coding sequence atgttacATCTAAAATCACACAATTTGTTAATACAAAAGACTTTGAGCGAAGCTATTGAGGCTAATTCTAACGGTACTCCCTTAACGTTAGATCGTATTGTCTCTGATTTTGATTATACTATTTTCCATATCTCTAATCAAGAAggaaataaaacaattttattattgagTATTAAGACAAAAGCTTGGGtatcaattcaaaaaatagaCGCTAACAATGGATTACTCCCATATTTACAGTCTAAGTATCAACCATTTGCAGGTATAAGTGTATCACAATCTGCTGAACCAGGTTACGATTTCACGTTAGTACTTGACTTGGCCTCTTTAACTAATGAATCCGTTGTTGAATCTTCTTTATTGAAGACTGCTATATTGAGTTTCCCATTCCAGTTGGCTTTCCAAGAATCCTTCGAACTAAGTAAACTACCAGCACCTGAAGATGGTTCATCGATAGACTCACAAAAGTTATATAACATTCAGAATAGAGATGACGAACAGTTCTTTATTAAAGCTTCTAATGATCGTGTTACTGTTATCTTTGAGACTATATTCCAAGATGAAACTGATAAAATTTTGGGTAAAGTCTTCTTACAAGAATTTGTCGATGCAAGAAAGAGAAATCGTAGCATTCAATCTGCTCCACAAGTATTGGTCTCGAATGAACCTCCTTTAGAACTACAATCCTTCACAAGCAGTCGTAACCCACAAAATGATGCCAGCAGAAGATTCATCACATTTGTTCTTTTCCCACGTCATTTCCAAACTGCGGAATTACAACACATGTCAATCTCTCAATTGACTTTATTCAGGAATTACTTCCATTACCATATTAAATGTTCTAAAGCTTATATGCACTCTAGAATGAGATACAGAGTAGACTCGTTTGTTAAAGTACTAAATAGAGCTAAGCTAGATGAAGATAAGGATGGCCTAGAAAACGATAATCAATCAACCAGAAGAACAATCACTGGTAGAAAGATGGTCTATTAG
- the ZRG17 gene encoding Zn(2+) transporter ZRG17 (similar to Saccharomyces cerevisiae ZRG17 (YNR039C); ancestral locus Anc_6.357), with product MENSNDPRFRSIVSTPVMKAIQEEDSPSVPNMDVDPVDLNNDVSFDKSFADTTFASTNTEGNRSPLAKPLFGSPTNLSRPGSSFYASKENNNSSSSLIYNPTFTFGNNDNRSSKDNLNPNSNKSFAVPSLPGSPKRESRRGSLKYIPSIQLAPPTNRSKSPRRSKSPKRSMSPESRKKRGSIVGIPGDSASPFNFSSSSMRPQSNSSNSGVSGSRTSFRKGHRYKHSSVSMNFFQESEVKIPLNIAKSLPIPDWNDIISNIPWSKASLQLIIVVTQIFICPIILVLGHLKHWNNFITLSHFILYDIIGSVAIILVENLSQFESWSTGTITFPFGLKRIDVLLSFALAISLCFVGLDLLFHILEEVIVLFVETSSHSHDEISSSIPHSHGNDLKPITQNDFIIWYIILIINFIFSALALYKIFYANTNSRLKTKNPLVTLTYTCYLFTYPLLVTNFASIADYIATILLASLILTHGLTIVQWTSTILMLGFSTSTLSLTLVDDDDDIMPSEATSKVSTDTNSDLPMTMKPKLSRKINNAKKQETNPSCIKSTLIEKIQNLPEFKSRCHVDDNNLLISKINFDLYIVLIKISMEGGSNMDELNLRLATEKCVRTLLPSSEITIDIEIVA from the coding sequence ATGGAAAACTCTAATGATCCAAGGTTTCGTTCCATTGTTTCTACGCCTGTTATGAAGGCTATTCAAGAGGAAGACTCGCCAAGTGTGCCAAACATGGATGTGGATCCGGTGGACTTGAACAATGATGTGTCGTTCGATAAGAGCTTTGCTGATACAACATTTGCTAGCACTAATACCGAAGGTAATCGAAGTCCTCTAGCAAAACCATTATTCGGTTCACCAACGAATTTATCAAGACCAGGCTCTTCATTTTATGCTTCTAAGGAAAACAACAATTCGAGTTCCAGCTTAATATATAACCCAACGTTTACTTTTGgtaataatgacaatagAAGTAgtaaagataatttaaacCCCAATAGCAATAAATCATTTGCAGTCCCATCACTTCCGGGATCACCGAAGAGAGAATCAAGAAGAGGTTCTTTGAAATACATCCCAAGCATTCAGCTTGCGCCACCAACTAACAGGTCAAAATCTCCAAGACGTTCAAAATCTCCAAAACGTTCCATGTCACCAGAAAGCAGGAAAAAAAGAGGATCTATTGTAGGAATTCCTGGCGATTCAGCATCTCcatttaattttagttCATCATCCATGAGACCCCAGTCTAATTCCAGTAACAGTGGTGTTAGTGGTTCCAGGACATCTTTTCGTAAAGGCCATCGTTACAAGCATTCTTCCGTTTCTATGAATTTCTTTCAAGAATCTGAAGTGAAAATCCCTTTAAATATTGCAAAATCGTTACCAATTCCAGATTGGAACGATATTATTTCCAATATCCCATGGTCAAAAGCATCTTTACAATTAATTATAGTGGTGACacaaatttttatttgtcCAATAATTTTAGTTCTTGGACATTTAAAGCATTGGAACAATTTCATTACATTATCGCATTTCATTCTTTATGATATAATAGGTTCAGTTGCTATTATACTAGTAGAAAACTTATCTCAGTTTGAATCGTGGTCTACGGGAACCATAACATTTCCATTTGGTTTGAAAAGAATTGATGTGTTACTAAGTTTTGCACTTGCAATTTCTCTGTGTTTTGTTGGTTTGGATCTATTATTCCATATACTCGAGGAGGtgattgttttatttgtaGAGACGTCGAGCCATAGTCATGAtgaaatttcttcttcaattccACATTCTCATGGGAACGATTTGAAACCAATCACTCAAaatgatttcattatttggTACATcattttgattattaatttcatcttctCTGCATTAGCACTTTATAAGATTTTTTATGCCAACACTAATTCGAGACTGAAAACGAAAAACCCATTGGTTACTTTAACTTATACGTGTTATTTGTTTACCTACCCATTATTAGTGACCAATTTTGCCAGCATTGCCGATTATATAGCTACAATTCTGCTTGcttcattaattttaacaCATGGATTAACAATTGTTCAATGGACGTCAACAATTCTGATGTTAGGATTTTCGACATCAACTTTATCATTGACGTTagttgatgatgatgatgatataaTGCCATCAGAGGCAACATCTAAAGTGAGTACTGACACCAACTCAGACTTACCGATGACCATGAAACCAAAACTatcaagaaaaattaataatgcCAAAAAGCAGGAAACAAACCCAAGTTGCATCAAGTCAACGTTAATAgagaaaattcaaaatttacCAGAATTCAAATCAAGATGCCATGTAGATGAtaacaatttattaatatcaaaaattaattttgatcTGTACATtgtattaattaaaatctcAATGGAAGGTGGATCGAACATGGATGAATTAAACCTACGTCTAGCAACAGAGAAATGTGTAAGAACATTACTCCCATCATCAGAGATCACAATAGATATAGAGATCGTCGCATGA
- the TRX3 gene encoding Trx3p (similar to Saccharomyces cerevisiae TRX3 (YCR083W); ancestral locus Anc_6.359): MFRRTASTHLMRPANRMFVRMGSTYKDIHKITSLAEYEKLISRDEGKLSVIDFYATWCGPCKAMAPHLSKFVKEYSKVNFYKIDVDENVDIAQKCAVTAMPTFFLVKDGEVLDKVVGADPHKLEEQIKELN; this comes from the coding sequence atgttcaGACGCACTGCTTCCACCCATTTGATGAGACCAGCCAACAGAATGTTTGTCAGAATGGGATCCACATACAAAGACATTCACAAGATCACCAGTTTGGCAGAATATGAAAAGCTGATCAGTAGGGATGAAGGAAAACTGTCTGTTATAGATTTCTATGCAACTTGGTGTGGTCCATGTAAAGCAATGGCTCCACATCTCTCTAAATTTGTTAAAGAGTACTCCAAAGTCAATTTCTACAAGATCGATGTCGATGAGAATGTCGATATTGCACAGAAGTGCGCTGTCACAGCCATGCCTACTTTTTTTCTGGTTAAGGATGGGGAAGTTCTTGATAAGGTTGTGGGGGCTGATCCGCACAAACTCGAGGAACAGATTAAGGAGTTGAACTGA
- the TPHA0H02370 gene encoding uncharacterized protein (similar to Saccharomyces cerevisiae TUP1 (YCR084C); ancestral locus Anc_6.363): MANRMAKLDELLSAISLEYSNIANDANSMAMQNQKGYEFQINQHISELQSIRNKIFELELTHKKMKQSYEEEINRLKLDINQRDNQILNLRSAAPNGHQILHQPPQPTIQMHMSPPTIPIAAQPTIHNTNNRLMNVQQQQQQQQHILPNINPIL; encoded by the coding sequence ATGGCTAATCGTATGGCAAAATTGGACGAACTGTTGTCCGCAATCAGTTTGGAGTATAGCAATATTGCAAACGATGCTAATTCAATGGCGATGCAAAACCAAAAGGGCTACGAGTTTCAAATCAATCAACATATATCAGAATTACAATCAATAAGAAACAAAATCTTTGAATTGGAATTGACTCATAAAAAGATGAAGCAGAGTTACGAAGAGGAAATAAATAGACTGAAGTTAGATATCAACCAAAGAGATAACCAGATACTCAATTTGCGGTCAGCAGCACCAAACGGTCACCAAATATTGCACCAACCACCGCAACCAACTATTCAAATGCATATGTCCCCTCCAACTATACCTATTGCTGCCCAGCCCACTATTCACAACACCAACAATAGACTAATGAATGTtcagcagcagcagcagcagcagcaacaCATTTTACCGAATATTAATCcaattttgtaa
- the ABP1 gene encoding Abp1p (similar to Saccharomyces cerevisiae ABP1 (YCR088W); ancestral locus Anc_6.366) — MALEPINCSAHARDIEDVYQKIVRDSDPDTTWMIISPNAQKEYLPETTGSDFSEFLGSFDETKVQYGFARITPPGSDVGKNILIGWCPDSAAMKSRASFAANFGVVANTVLKSYHVQVSARDSDDLAERDILKRISDAAGARYSIQSSDSNSAASKPRSSVASKPAPIFNKPKPTPVVNTPKPAVSKPANNDDDWDEPEVEERDFSANPLKPNASTYKPIGKVDLQKVIAEEKAKEDPRLVHNGPVVGTKPPINVGAASTQSDSDHLVKGFKTEKSPAELWAEKKAAKSGSTTTQREAPQQQQNASQEEDTEEHLEEVDELKSKFEKLSANAEPQVITPKPFSKPQQVEEIPSKTNIKMTGTPLPGMHNEEPEKDEEDNNDDDWNDDEEQEQAPQPLPPRNVRPEQEQEQELEEQEPEQEEEADVPPPPLPSREQVQEPEPEATLPLPARESSAPPPPPRKVATQEKPALATAVAEYDYDAAEDNELTFVEGTKIINIEFVDDDWWLGENGTTGEKGLFPANYVSLEN; from the coding sequence ATGGCTTTGGAACCTATCAATTGCTCCGCTCATGCAAGAGACATCGAGGACGTCTATCAGAAAATCGTCAGAGATTCAGACCCAGACACAACATGGATGATCATCTCGCCAAACGCACAAAAGGAGTACCTACCGGAAACCACAGGCTCTGACTTTTCAGAGTTCTTGGGCTCGTTCGACGAGACTAAAGTCCAGTATGGTTTCGCCAGAATTACGCCACCAGGCTCAGATGTAGGCAAAAATATCTTGATTGGTTGGTGTCCGGATTCCGCAGCAATGAAGTCAAGAGCCTCCTTTGCTGCTAACTTCGGTGTCGTCGCCAACACCGTCCTAAAGAGTTACCACGTTCAAGTCTCCGCTAGAGACTCCGATGATTTGGCAGAAAGGGACATTCTGAAGAGAATTAGTGACGCTGCAGGCGCTCGTTACTCAATCCAATCCTCAGACTCGAATTCTGCTGCTTCTAAACCTCGTTCCTCAGTTGCTTCAAAACCAGCTCCTATCTTCAACAAACCGAAACCAACACCTGTTGTCAACACTCCAAAACCAGCTGTCTCGAAACCTGCTAACAATGATGACGATTGGGACGAACCAGAGGTCGAAGAAAGAGACTTCTCAGCAAATCCATTGAAACCAAACGCTTCCACTTACAAACCAATCGGCAAAGTTGACCTACAAAAAGTCATCGCTGAAGAAAAAGCCAAAGAAGATCCACGTCTTGTCCATAACGGACCTGTAGTTGGAACCAAGCCTCCTATTAATGTTGGTGCTGCATCTACCCAGAGTGACAGTGACCACTTGGTCAAGGGTTTTAAGACAGAAAAGAGTCCTGCTGAGCTTTGGGCTGAAAAGAAGGCTGCTAAATCAGGCTCTACTACTACTCAAAGGGAAGCACCTCAACAGCAACAAAATGCTtcacaagaagaagatacAGAAGAGCATTTAGAAGAGGTCGATGAACTAAAATCGAAATTCGAAAAATTGTCCGCAAATGCTGAACCTCAAGTCATAACACCAAAGCCATTCTCAAAACCGCAACAAGTAGAAGAGATACCTTCCAAGACAAACATCAAGATGACGGGAACTCCATTACCTGGCATGCATAATGAAGAACCAGAAAAAGACGAAGAAGATAACAACGATGATGATTGGAATGACGatgaagaacaagaacaagCTCCACAACCTCTACCACCTAGAAACGTTAGACCAGAGCAAGAGCAAGAGCAAGAACTAGAAGAGCAAGAACCagaacaagaagaagaagctgATGTCCCCCCACCACCTTTACCATCGAGAGAACAAGTACAAGAGCCAGAACCGGAAGCCACTTTACCTTTACCAGCCAGGGAGTCATCTGCTCCACCTCCACCACCACGAAAGGTTGCAACTCAAGAGAAACCTGCGTTGGCTACTGCTGTTGCCGAAT